The sequence GCAAGGCTGGGAAATGACCGGAAAGTCGGAGAGGAAACCCATTCAACTCAACAACTTCCATCGTCCCGCCACCGATTGAAATTCCGACTAGTTCCATTTCGCCTAAACTGTCTCCGATAATAACCCGAGCTGTGTTCGGGTGAACAGCTTCTTCCTCTTCAGGAATGAATTCAAACGTCATGCCGAGCGCTGTAGCGTCTTCAAACGATGTTTTGATGCGTTCATCAAATGTATCATAATTAAGAAGGCCACCGATAATTGCCACATCGGTACCATGACCTTTATACGTTTCTGCAAAAGAACCATAAAGATGAATTTTTGCATATTCCGGTTGTCTGCCAAACAGATCCCTTGCCACAAGACCTATTCTTGCAGCACCCGCTGTATGTGATGATGAAGGTCCTACCATTACAGGACCGATAATTTCAAATACGGATCTATATTTCAATCTAAATACCCCCTTAAGTAAAAGCAAAGCGCTTACACATAGTTTACATGAATCAACCAATAAAAACAAAACAGAGAATACAAAGAGAACGGTATACTCAGAATCGAGCATACCGTTCTCATCAGCACTTTCATTCAACCGAGAGAATATATGGATAAAGCGGTTGTTTACCATTATACAGTTCCACTTCGATATGATCGTAAGTGGATTCTACAAACTTGGCGATTTCAGAAGCATCTTCATCTGAAACCCCTTCACCATAAATGAGAGTAACGATTTCATCGTCTTCATCAATCAGTGAATCCAGTAATGATTTCATCACTGTGTCTAATGATGGATTTGATAGTATGATTTTGCTGCCCGCAAGACCCATGAAATCATCTTTTCGAATGGATATGCCATCAATGGATGTATCACGGATAGAATGTGTTACTTGTCCAGTCTTAACCCCAGATGCAGCATTCGACATCGTTTTTTCGTTTTCAGCCACTTCCGCTTCTGGATTAAAAGCAAGAATTGCTGCTAACCCTTCAGGAATTGATTTTGTTTCAACGACAGCCGCTTCGATGCCACTTACTTCAGCAGCCTGTTTTGCTGCCATGATAATATTTTTATTGTTCGGTAAAATGATTGCGCGTTCTGCGCCGACATCTTTAATCGCTTTGACAATATCTTCTGTTGAAGGATTCATTGTCTGTCCACCTTCGATAACTGTCGATGCTCCGATACTTTTCAGTAATTCCGCTACACCAGCACCCATTGCGACAGTTATAACTGCATATGGATGGGATGAAACTTCAGCTGGATTCGCAGAATGCTGTTCACCGACAATATCAATATGCTGTTGACGCATGTTCTCGATTTTTATATTTATAAGCGAACCATATTGTTGCGCATAATTTAGCGCATCTCCAGGCTCTTCAGTGTGGATATGTACTTTCGCTAATTCTTCATCGGAAATGACAAGGAGTGAATCACCGAATTTACTAAGATCCAATCGGAATTCTGTTTCTTCAAACGGATGACTTTTCGACTTTTCATCCTCGAATTTGACCATGAACTCCGTGCAGTATCCATAAACGATATCTTCCGTGTTCATGAATCCTTGAACGCCACGGTGATGCTCGGCATTCACCATTTCATCCATCGAGTCAGTAGCAACCCGCTCAGGAAGTTCTTCACCTTTTAGACACGCAAGAAAGCCTTCGTAAACATATACAAGACCTTGTCCACCACTATCGACGACACCAACTTCTTTCAACACGGGAAGTAGGTCAGGCGTACGTTTTAATGAAGCTTTAGATTCTTCGACAATTGCTTCCATAACAAGAATAATGTCTTCAGTTGTTTTTGCAACTTCAACGCCTTTATTGGCAGCATCTTTGGCAACAGTTAAAATCGTACCTTCTACAGGCTTCATAACAGCTTTATAAGCCGTTTGAACACCGTATTCCAGTGCCTCAGCAAATTTACCGCTCGTCAATGTCGCCTCTTCTTCAACCGCTTTTCCAAACCCACGGAACAATTGAGACAGGATGACACCCGAATTCCCACGAGCTCCCATTAATAGACCTTTGGACAACGCCTGTGCTGTCTTACCCAGATGAGTAGTCACATGAGCTGCAGTCTCTTTTGCGCCTGACGTCATGGACAAATTCATATTCGTTCCTGTATCGCCATCGGGTACTGGAAACACGTTTAATGAATCGACATAATCCGCATTTAGATGAAGATGATGAGCTCCCATTTTCACCATATCCGCAAATTTAACTCCATCAATAAAATTCATTGCAATGTTTTCCTCCTTCAATCAGTTCGTCACCCGAACTCCTTGAACAAATATATTCACAGAAGCTACCGTTAACGATAATGTCTTTCTTAGTGTGTACATGACTTTGGACTGCACTTGGTAGGCAACTTCAGAGATTTTAGTTCCGTAACCGACTATGACGTACATATCAATATGCGTTTCATCACCGATATTCCTCACGATAACCCCTTTGGTATAATTTTCTTTACCTAGGATATCCGTAAGACCATCACGGATCTGATGACGCGAAGCCATGCCGACAATTCCGTAGCATTCGATAGTCGCCTCTCCAACCACTTGGGCTATGACGTCATTCGTAATATCTATTGTTCCGTAATCGTTTTTCAATTCAATGGACATGAAAGCTTCCCCTCCTGCATCCTTAATCGATATTTCCATTGTACTATACACTTTAACTTAAGAAAAGGAGAACTATCTGATTGCTAAAGAAGATCTGTAAAGGTATTCTCCTTGAAAGAGCAGTAAAAAAGGTTGCAAGGCGTTATTTCCTGTGATAAAGTATTATGGTATGCGAATTAGATAGTGAATCGCTTAATCATTATTAGCGAGGAGGACATAAACATGGCTAAAGAATGTGTAATTACTGGTCGTAAAGCTAGTGCGGGGAACAATCGTTCACACGCAATGAATGCTAACAGACGTACTTGGGGAGCTAACCTTCAAAAAGTCCGTATTCTTGTAAACGGCAAGCCGAAGCGCGTTTGGGTATCTGCAAGAGCACTCAAATCAGGTAAAGTACAGCGCGTTTAAGGTATATGCGCAAAGTATACTTCCAAAGAAATAAAACGCCAGGCCGATTAATCAGCCTGACGTTTTTTCTTTTTTCCTTTTTCGGTCCCGTTGACTTGCAGTTGCTGCCGCTTGACTTTTCGACTTATCGTCCTTTTGGAAAACAACCATGCACTTTCGGACGAAACTACTGAGAAACTTTGGCATCGTAAATGTATAAACTCGCAATTCCCCGCTCCTTTCAGGAATCTGAACTCCTTACCATTAAGCATATGCCTTGCCGGAATGAGATAGTACAAACTTCTGCAATCAGTTCATTGCTAGTAAATTTCGTCATCCCCATCCCGATTTCAGCATTCACCGTCTCGTACTTGAAGCCTGTTAACGTCAGACCGGAAACGGTGCCCCCAAAAGCGAAGAATGATACATAAGGTAGTTCATCAACTTTATAGATTCTATGAACACCAGAGCGGAAAAATGCCAATTCATTTGAAGCATTTCTTATCGAGAATAAAACACCTGCATTTTCAAATTGCAGACGGTATAACAGATGCAACACAGATTGAAAATGATCCAGCCTTCCACCTGTTACACCTGTTAAAATGATTTCTTCAGGTTCCAGCTCGAGCGCCCGTATGATGGCCAACTCTGTGTCTGTTTCATCTTTGTCTGAATTGAAGACGGACACTTCCTCCACGCACTCTTTGATCAGCTCTAGCTGAGTCGCTGTTATGGAATCGAAGTCACCGATGGCAATAGACGGTATAATGCCTAAATCCATGAGATGAACAGTACCGCGATCTACTCCAATGAATAGCGTGTCTTCTGAACTGCAGGCTTGCAAATCAGGCAATTCTTCTAAAGGACCACCGGCACATATGATGATTCTGTTCATCAGGTAAGCGCACTTTCTCCAGCTGTTTTAATCCGTTGTAATGCCGCTGCCCTGTCCGCTTCATTGTAAATCGCCGACCCCGCAACAAAGATTGTCGCACCCGCTTCTACACATGGAATAATTGTTTCTTCATTAATGCCGCCGTCTATTTCAATCTCAATTGACAATCCTTTTTCTTTAATAATTTCAGACAGTTGCTTTACTTTTGGGATGACGGAATGAATGAATTTTTGTCCGCCGAAACCTGGATTGACAGTCATAAATAGCACCATATCGATATCTTCAAGCACATGTTTGATCTGTTCGACAGGCGTATGAGGATTAAGCACAACCCCCGGTTTCACACCAAATGAGCGAATTAGTTGGATCGTTCTATGCAGATGCTTGCATGTTTCTACATGAACCGTAATATAGTCTGCTCCTGCCTTCGCAAACGCTTCAATATACGCATCCGGATTCTCAATCATGAGATGGACATCCAGTGGGAGTTTTGTTATAGGACGTAATGCTTCGACAACAATCGGCCCCATTGTGATGTTCGGAACAAAATGGCCGTCCATGACATCAATATGGATAAGTTCGGCGCCTGCTTTCTCGACTTCCAATACTTCTTCAGCTAATTTCGAGAAATCGGCTGCTAAAATAGAAGGTGCAATTTTTATCATTTTATGAATACCTCGGCTTTCGATCAGTAATTTCTTGCAGGAATTGCACATAATTCTTATAACGAGACTGCAAGATTTCCCCAGTCTCTACCTTCGCTTTCACTGCACAACCGGGCTCTTTCGTGTGAAGACATCCCCGGAACTTACAATCTGACGCGCTGCGTTCCATTTCAACGAAATAATTCCGCAACTCCTCTTTTTCGATATGTGTGAACTCGAGTGAACTGAAACCTGGCGTGTCAGCTACAAGCCCTCCTGCCACTTCCATCAGTTCCACATGTCTCGTTGTATGCTTTCCTCTACCTAACGCATCGGAAATTTCTCCTGTTTTCAGAGCTAGCTCAGGTATGAGCGTGTTTAACAAGGTCGATTTCCCGACGCCTGATTGACCGGCAAGTACTGTTGTTTGATCTTTCAGGAAAGGCTCCAATACAGTAAATAAATTCGGATCATCAATATATGTTTCAACGACATCATAACCAATATCTCGGTAATAGTTCAAGGCGGCTTCTGCATCCTGAACAACGCTTTCACTTGCGATATCCTTTTTCGTAACACAAATTACCGGCTTAATGCCATAAGATTCTATAACAACAAGAAACCTGTCCAGCAAATGCGGACTAAAATCAGGTTCCACCAAAGAAAAAACGAGAAAAGCCTGATCGATATTAGAGATTGGCGGCCGGACAAGTTCGTTTTTACGCTCATCAATTTCAGTTACTGTTGCATCATTGTCGCCTTCTCGGACAATTGTCACAATATCTCCGACCAATGGCGTTATTCCACGATTCCTGAAAACACCACGGCCTTTACACTGGATCAATTGCCCGTCCTGTTCGACATAATAAAAACCACTAATTGCTTTTCTGATTTGTCCTTTTGGCATCCAATCCCTCTTTCTTAATCAATATCGTCGTAATCTATTGTTTCCTCCGCGATGACTGTGGAATTTCTGAATATCCTATATGCTCCACGCTGTCCTTCTCCAAGTTCAATCGTAATTTTTTCTTTGACATCTTCGATAATGGTGAACTCTTTAACAGGATCCGTCATGGAATGTTTACTGTCTTGTATATAAATTTGAATTGTCTGCGGTTCGCGATCTGTCTGTTCGTCTTCCTCCTCTTCGAAGTCAACAACCTCATATGGAATTTCAATTGTACGAACAATATATTTTACAGGTTTTTCTTTTGGTCCTTTTGAAAGTCCGACTTCTACCAGTGCCCCTTTTTCAATTTCAGAGTTTGCAGATGGTTTCTGCCATATGACTCGACCTTCTTCAATCGTATCATGGTGTTCTTTTTCTACAACTCTAATATCGAAGCCGGAAGTTTTGGCATACTTCTGTAGTTGTTCATTGCTATAGCCTGTCAAGTTATCAATTTTTCTGATGTCTTTACCGAGACTGACTGTGAAAACAAGGTCGGTATCTTCAGGAACGATTTCTTCCCCTTCTTCCGGTGACTGCCCGATGATTTGTCCCTTTGGCTTATCGTCATGAACGGGATTCGATTTAATGGATTTGAAATTATATCTATCCAAAAGGCTATTAATTTCTTCAAAATCACGACCAATATAGTTCGTCAACACCATCGTCTCTTTACCTTTACTCACATACAGCGTGACAGGAGTTCCAACATCCCTCAGCTTGTCAGCTTCTGGAATTGTGCGGAAAACTTGACCTGCGATGAACTCATCAGAAAAGTCTTCTTCTATCTCGCTCACTGTAAAGCCGTATTCCTCGAGTTCAGCTATCGCTTCTGCTTCATCCATTCCAACTACATTTGGAATCGTTTCTTTTTTTGGCCCTAACATTCCAGGGAGTAAAAAGATAAGCAATAGGATCGCAACTAAAGCCGTTAATGAACCAACTACAATGTGCCATTTCTTTCGCTTTTTCTTTACAGGTGCTACAGGTTGAGCGGGAATAGGTTCAATGATACGTGTCTGTTCCGCTTCATCCAGTAATGTATTATCTTTAATAGCTGGTATGATCCGGGTTTTATCATCATCAAAAGGAACAACGAACTTCTCCTCATCATTTCTTTCTTCGCAGAGAACAGTAAGAAGGTCCTCGTACATCTCATCAGCTGACTGGTATCGATAGGTAGCATCTTTTGCAGTCGCCTTTAAAATGACATTTTCAACACTCTGCGGAATTTCAGGATAGATGAGGCGGACTGATGGCGTTTCCTCCTGTAGATGCTTCAAGGCAATCGCAACTGCAGTTTCGGCTGAAAACGGCAATTTCCCCGTTAATAATTCATAAAAAACGATTCCTAGTGAATAGATATCCGACTTTTTCGTCGCCATCCCACCTCTTGCTTGCTCAGGTGACAAATAATGGACTGTGCCGATGACTGAATTTGTTTTTGTATGGGACGTTGCACTTAGTGCCATAGCAATACCGAAATCAGTGATTTTCACATCATTTTCGCTATCCATCAAGATGTTTTGCGGCTTGATGTCGCGATGGATAATCCCATTATGATGCGCATTGGCAATTGCAGAAACTAATTGTTTCATAATATTGATTGCTTCAATGGGTCGTAAAGGACCATTTGTTTGGATATACTTTTTAAGTGTCTGGCCTTCAATGAATTCCATTACAAGGTAATGCAATTCGCCATCTTCTCCAACATCAAAAATATTAACGATATGTGGATGTGTCAAACTCGTTGCAGAGAGTGCCTCTCTCTGGAATCGCTTTTTCATATCTTGTTCATTCACAAAGTCGTAGTTAAGTACTTTTATGGCTACATCTCTGTCCAGAATGATGTCGTGCGCAAGATACACTTTCGACATACCGCCTTCGCCGATGCCTTTAATAATTTCGTAACGGCCGCCTACTCGTTTACCGATCATGTTTCATCCACCTCCGAAACGGATGGACCCGTTAGTATGACGGATATATTATCTTCTCCGCCCAGTTCGTTGGCCAATCCTATCAAACGGGCTGCTTTTTCATGTAAATTACCTTTTGAAGTAACTATCGTCAAAATTTGAGCAGTTGTAACTTTATTACTTAAACCGTCTGTGCATATTAAAACATATGATGAGTGAATATCGAAGGTAAACTGATAAAAATCGGGCACTATTGATGCTTCTGAACCCAAAGCGCGCATAATCCAATTCCTTTGTGGATGAACTTCAGCTTCTTCTTCCGTGATTTCTCCCGATTCTAGCAATACATTTACGAAAGAATGATCTTTTGTAACTTGTTGAATCGTTTTTTCTTCGATTATATAGACACGACTGTCACCGACATGTGTAATGATTCCCCTATTCTCAAAGAGAAGAACAGCATCCAATGTCGTGCCCATCCCTTTTAAATCGGGGTCATTCATGGCTTTTGAATAGATTTCATCGTTGACGAATGTAATCGTTTCATTCAGCCATTTTATCCAGTCATCATTCTGAAAGTGGCTGTAATCTTTAATAGCTGTATACTTTTCGCCTATTAACTGAACAGCAGTGGAGCTCGCGTAATCCCCACCTCGATGCCCCCCCATACCATCAGCAACTATCGCCAATGCTGGACCGTCTTGAAGCGTGAAAACAGCTGCACTGTCTTCATTTACCGTGCGCTTTCTACCAATGTCTGTCAGAACTTCAAATTGCATCATCCGTACCCCCTTTTGAATCATTCAGCTATTATGTTTTTTTTGGAAAGCGGCTACAAAAAATCCATCGCTACCGAAATGCTGAGGAAGCACTTGCAACATGTTGTTTTCAATCGGCAATGGGACATTGCTCTGTATTCCATCCAGCTCTGTAAGATGCAAATCGGAATGTGTGTTCAAGAACTCTCTGACGAGCCCTTCATTTTCATCATATTCCACCGTACATGTACTATAGACGATAATCCCATCCGGTTTGATAAGCTGATAGGCTACTTCCAACAATTGCTGTTGAATGTCCGAAAGGTTTTTTAAATCTTGTTCAGTTTTATTGTATTTTATTTCCGGTTTCCGGCGGATGACACCGAGACCACTGCAAGGTGCATCGACAAGTATCCGGTCGAATGAAGCGGGCTTATAAATTGTTGTTAATTCTCTGCTGTCGCCACTTTTCGTTTGAATGGACTTTATCCCAAGGCGTTCTGCATTCGATTCAATTAACGCAAGTTTATGATCATGTAAATCATGGGCATAGATTTCCCCGGTGTCATTCATCTTCTCTGCGATGAACGTTGTTTTTCCACCTGGTGCAGCACACATATCGAGCACTTTCATGCCCGGTTTCACATCAAGTGCAAGGACAGGCAACATCGAGCTTTCATCTTGGATAGTCAGTAAACCATTCGAAAATGCAGCTGTGTTTGCTAAGCTACCGCTAGCTGTCTGTACACTTTCGGCTACAACTTGTCCCGCCGTTGCTTCGATGCCTTCACTATTCAATGCGGATATTGCTTCATCAACCGTAGATTTCAGCGAATTGACTCTTGCTGTCATTCGTGCAGGATTATTGTTTTCATGTGCCATCGCCAACGCTTCTTCTTTCCCAAATTGCTTAATCCATCTGTCAATCAACCATTTTGGGTGACTCGTTTCGATGGAAATCCTTTCAGCGTCATCTTTAATATCTTCGATGGAACGTACCCCTTCACGCAATACCGAACGCAGTATACCGTTAACAGTTGGCGCAATCCGTTTATGGCCTCGTCGCTTCGCTATTTCAACTGCTTCATGGACGACTGCGTGGGGAGGGATTTTTGTCAGGAAAACAATTTGATAGATGGACAGTCGTAATAATTCGCGCACCCATTTATCCAACTTGCCTCTCACAAACGGTTCCAAATAATAATCCAGCGCCAAGCGATGTTGAAGTGTGCCGTAAGTCAATTCTGTTAACAGTCCCCGGTCTTTAGGATCAATCGTATATTTTTTGATAGTCCTGTTTAGAAGGAGGTTGCTGTATGCCTGATTTTCATTAATTTCAATCAGTATGGACAGCGCGGCATCCCGTACATTGCCGTTCCAGATTTTCTTTTTAGTAGTTGTCATTCAAATGAGTCTCCTTCATGCCATTTCGCCCCGACACCGTTCATGAATTCTTCGGCAGTCAATCGCTTTTTACCGGCAGGTTGCAATTCGGTGATTGCTATTGAAGTCTGATCACCCGTTTTAATAATCAGCTTATCTTTTAAACGTTTGATAATGGTACCTGGTTTCGCTTCTGAAACAATATCCGATTTCTCCGCGCTCCAAATTTTCACATTATCTCCTTGGAACACAGAATATGATCCGGGCCATGGATATAATCCTCTGATCTGATTGTAAATGGCTAGTCCATTCTTCGACCAGTCAATTCGTTCCTGTTCACGGGAAATATTGCTAGCAAAAGTCACTTTTTCTTCATCTTGCTCTATACTTTCATTCGTCTTGTCTAGTATTGAAGGCAATGTCTCTTTGAGCAGTTGTGTACCGGCTGCTGAAAGCTTATCAAACAGTATACCTGTAGTATCCGTTTCCGTTATCGGCACTTTCACTTGAGATATAATATTGCCCGCATCCAATTTTTCGACCATATACATGATTGTGACACCGGTTTCAGTTTCGCCGTCAATAACTGCTTGATGGATTGGCGCTCCCCCTCGGTATTTCGGCAATAATGAAGCATGCACATTAATACAACCATATTCAGGTGTTTCAAGGAGCTCCTTCGGCAAAATTTGACCATATGCTGCAGTAATAATCAAATCGGGCTTCAAGTTGATAATTTCTTTCAGTTCTTCTGAATGCCTTAGTTTTTCAGGTTGCAGTACAGGCAAACCGAGCCGAACTGCCTCAGCTTTTACAGGAGGGGGGGTGAGAACACGCTTTCTTCCGACTGGTCGATCGGGTTGGGTAACAACTGCAAGAATTTCTAAACCTTCGTCTTTAAGCATAGTTAGTACAGGAACGGAAAAATCAGGAGTTCCCATGAATACGATTTT is a genomic window of Sporosarcina oncorhynchi containing:
- the sdaAB gene encoding L-serine ammonia-lyase, iron-sulfur-dependent subunit beta produces the protein MKYRSVFEIIGPVMVGPSSSHTAGAARIGLVARDLFGRQPEYAKIHLYGSFAETYKGHGTDVAIIGGLLNYDTFDERIKTSFEDATALGMTFEFIPEEEEAVHPNTARVIIGDSLGEMELVGISIGGGTMEVVELNGFPLRLSGHFPALLVVHDDRAGVIAGVSNVIAAHDMNIAHMEVGRKEKGKMALMVIEVDQMFDESLTDQLKALPNVTQVSTLAN
- a CDS encoding DAK2 domain-containing protein, coding for MNFIDGVKFADMVKMGAHHLHLNADYVDSLNVFPVPDGDTGTNMNLSMTSGAKETAAHVTTHLGKTAQALSKGLLMGARGNSGVILSQLFRGFGKAVEEEATLTSGKFAEALEYGVQTAYKAVMKPVEGTILTVAKDAANKGVEVAKTTEDIILVMEAIVEESKASLKRTPDLLPVLKEVGVVDSGGQGLVYVYEGFLACLKGEELPERVATDSMDEMVNAEHHRGVQGFMNTEDIVYGYCTEFMVKFEDEKSKSHPFEETEFRLDLSKFGDSLLVISDEELAKVHIHTEEPGDALNYAQQYGSLINIKIENMRQQHIDIVGEQHSANPAEVSSHPYAVITVAMGAGVAELLKSIGASTVIEGGQTMNPSTEDIVKAIKDVGAERAIILPNNKNIIMAAKQAAEVSGIEAAVVETKSIPEGLAAILAFNPEAEVAENEKTMSNAASGVKTGQVTHSIRDTSIDGISIRKDDFMGLAGSKIILSNPSLDTVMKSLLDSLIDEDDEIVTLIYGEGVSDEDASEIAKFVESTYDHIEVELYNGKQPLYPYILSVE
- a CDS encoding Asp23/Gls24 family envelope stress response protein, with translation MSIELKNDYGTIDITNDVIAQVVGEATIECYGIVGMASRHQIRDGLTDILGKENYTKGVIVRNIGDETHIDMYVIVGYGTKISEVAYQVQSKVMYTLRKTLSLTVASVNIFVQGVRVTN
- the rpmB gene encoding 50S ribosomal protein L28, giving the protein MAKECVITGRKASAGNNRSHAMNANRRTWGANLQKVRILVNGKPKRVWVSARALKSGKVQRV
- a CDS encoding thiamine diphosphokinase, coding for MNRIIICAGGPLEELPDLQACSSEDTLFIGVDRGTVHLMDLGIIPSIAIGDFDSITATQLELIKECVEEVSVFNSDKDETDTELAIIRALELEPEEIILTGVTGGRLDHFQSVLHLLYRLQFENAGVLFSIRNASNELAFFRSGVHRIYKVDELPYVSFFAFGGTVSGLTLTGFKYETVNAEIGMGMTKFTSNELIAEVCTISFRQGICLMVRSSDS
- the rpe gene encoding ribulose-phosphate 3-epimerase, whose product is MIKIAPSILAADFSKLAEEVLEVEKAGAELIHIDVMDGHFVPNITMGPIVVEALRPITKLPLDVHLMIENPDAYIEAFAKAGADYITVHVETCKHLHRTIQLIRSFGVKPGVVLNPHTPVEQIKHVLEDIDMVLFMTVNPGFGGQKFIHSVIPKVKQLSEIIKEKGLSIEIEIDGGINEETIIPCVEAGATIFVAGSAIYNEADRAAALQRIKTAGESALT
- the rsgA gene encoding ribosome small subunit-dependent GTPase A, whose translation is MPKGQIRKAISGFYYVEQDGQLIQCKGRGVFRNRGITPLVGDIVTIVREGDNDATVTEIDERKNELVRPPISNIDQAFLVFSLVEPDFSPHLLDRFLVVIESYGIKPVICVTKKDIASESVVQDAEAALNYYRDIGYDVVETYIDDPNLFTVLEPFLKDQTTVLAGQSGVGKSTLLNTLIPELALKTGEISDALGRGKHTTRHVELMEVAGGLVADTPGFSSLEFTHIEKEELRNYFVEMERSASDCKFRGCLHTKEPGCAVKAKVETGEILQSRYKNYVQFLQEITDRKPRYS
- the pknB gene encoding Stk1 family PASTA domain-containing Ser/Thr kinase, which translates into the protein MIGKRVGGRYEIIKGIGEGGMSKVYLAHDIILDRDVAIKVLNYDFVNEQDMKKRFQREALSATSLTHPHIVNIFDVGEDGELHYLVMEFIEGQTLKKYIQTNGPLRPIEAINIMKQLVSAIANAHHNGIIHRDIKPQNILMDSENDVKITDFGIAMALSATSHTKTNSVIGTVHYLSPEQARGGMATKKSDIYSLGIVFYELLTGKLPFSAETAVAIALKHLQEETPSVRLIYPEIPQSVENVILKATAKDATYRYQSADEMYEDLLTVLCEERNDEEKFVVPFDDDKTRIIPAIKDNTLLDEAEQTRIIEPIPAQPVAPVKKKRKKWHIVVGSLTALVAILLLIFLLPGMLGPKKETIPNVVGMDEAEAIAELEEYGFTVSEIEEDFSDEFIAGQVFRTIPEADKLRDVGTPVTLYVSKGKETMVLTNYIGRDFEEINSLLDRYNFKSIKSNPVHDDKPKGQIIGQSPEEGEEIVPEDTDLVFTVSLGKDIRKIDNLTGYSNEQLQKYAKTSGFDIRVVEKEHHDTIEEGRVIWQKPSANSEIEKGALVEVGLSKGPKEKPVKYIVRTIEIPYEVVDFEEEEDEQTDREPQTIQIYIQDSKHSMTDPVKEFTIIEDVKEKITIELGEGQRGAYRIFRNSTVIAEETIDYDDID
- a CDS encoding Stp1/IreP family PP2C-type Ser/Thr phosphatase, which translates into the protein MMQFEVLTDIGRKRTVNEDSAAVFTLQDGPALAIVADGMGGHRGGDYASSTAVQLIGEKYTAIKDYSHFQNDDWIKWLNETITFVNDEIYSKAMNDPDLKGMGTTLDAVLLFENRGIITHVGDSRVYIIEEKTIQQVTKDHSFVNVLLESGEITEEEAEVHPQRNWIMRALGSEASIVPDFYQFTFDIHSSYVLICTDGLSNKVTTAQILTIVTSKGNLHEKAARLIGLANELGGEDNISVILTGPSVSEVDET
- the rsmB gene encoding 16S rRNA (cytosine(967)-C(5))-methyltransferase RsmB; its protein translation is MTTTKKKIWNGNVRDAALSILIEINENQAYSNLLLNRTIKKYTIDPKDRGLLTELTYGTLQHRLALDYYLEPFVRGKLDKWVRELLRLSIYQIVFLTKIPPHAVVHEAVEIAKRRGHKRIAPTVNGILRSVLREGVRSIEDIKDDAERISIETSHPKWLIDRWIKQFGKEEALAMAHENNNPARMTARVNSLKSTVDEAISALNSEGIEATAGQVVAESVQTASGSLANTAAFSNGLLTIQDESSMLPVLALDVKPGMKVLDMCAAPGGKTTFIAEKMNDTGEIYAHDLHDHKLALIESNAERLGIKSIQTKSGDSRELTTIYKPASFDRILVDAPCSGLGVIRRKPEIKYNKTEQDLKNLSDIQQQLLEVAYQLIKPDGIIVYSTCTVEYDENEGLVREFLNTHSDLHLTELDGIQSNVPLPIENNMLQVLPQHFGSDGFFVAAFQKKHNS
- the fmt gene encoding methionyl-tRNA formyltransferase translates to MTKIVFMGTPDFSVPVLTMLKDEGLEILAVVTQPDRPVGRKRVLTPPPVKAEAVRLGLPVLQPEKLRHSEELKEIINLKPDLIITAAYGQILPKELLETPEYGCINVHASLLPKYRGGAPIHQAVIDGETETGVTIMYMVEKLDAGNIISQVKVPITETDTTGILFDKLSAAGTQLLKETLPSILDKTNESIEQDEEKVTFASNISREQERIDWSKNGLAIYNQIRGLYPWPGSYSVFQGDNVKIWSAEKSDIVSEAKPGTIIKRLKDKLIIKTGDQTSIAITELQPAGKKRLTAEEFMNGVGAKWHEGDSFE